The following DNA comes from SAR324 cluster bacterium.
TGGCTTCAGTTGCTCTGAAAAATCTTTATAAAAATTTCGGTCAAACAACCGTAGTTAGAGATGTAAATGTAGAGATTGATGATGGAGAATTTCTAGTTTTCGTAGGGCCCTCTGGTTGTGGAAAAACAACGACACTTCGCATGGTTGTAGGATTAGAATCTCTAAGCCAAGGCGAGATACATATTGGAAACTGCCTTGTTAATGATCTACCTCCAGGTGATCGGGATGTTGCCATGGTTTTTCAAAATTATGCTCTCTATTCCCACATGACCGTGAGCAGAAATTTAGGATTTGCATTGAAGGCTAGAGGAATAGCTGACCAAGAAATTGCTAAAAGGGTTCAGCGAGTTGCTAAAATGCTGGATTTGGAGGGATTGCTTGAACGAAAACCAAAGCAGTTATCCGGGGGACAACGCCAGCGAGTTGCCTTAGGGAGAGCAGTCGTGCGGAATCCCCAAGTTTTTTTAATGGATGAACCGTTATCCAATCTCGATGCTTTATTGCGACTAAAGACTAGAAAAGAATTGATCGAGCTTACAACAGAATTAAATAGTACTGTAATCTATGTCACTCATGATCAGGTTGAGGCTATGACCATGGGGCATCGATTAGCTGTGATGAACAAAGGAGAAGTTGTTCAATTGGACCCACCAGAAAAGGTTTTTAATGAACCATCCAACCGTTTTGTTGCAGAATTTATTGGAAGCCCCCCGATGAATTTTCTGGATGTTAAGGTGGTAGAAGAAAACTTCCAAAAAATCTTGAAAAGTGATGCCTTTGATCTAGTTTTACCGAAGTACTGGGATTCAATCTCCGAGTCCGAAGCCATCTTGGGTTTTCGTCCTCACGACGCACAACTGGTTTCGGAGGGAGGAGTTGCTGGTAGGGTAACGGTGGTTGAAACGTTAGGAGCTGAGAAATTAGTCTATCTCAAGATCGGTAAAAATAGTTTATCAATTCTGGTTCCTGCTTCTGAAAAAATACGCTCTGGGGATCATTTACGGTTTGATCTCAATAAAAATGCGCTTCATTTATTTAATCGTGTAGATGAGAAGAGAATTATGCTTTTCAAGCAAAGCTAAATGCTTTCACCCTCAAAAAGAATTTCTTTCGCATTGATTGGCTTTGGTCGTTTCGGCAAGCACCATGCGAACATCCTGAAGCACCATCCCAATGTGATAGTAGACTCGATTTGTGAAATCGATCCGGTCGCTGTCCAGCAAGCCAGTAAGGAATTCCCAGATGCAAAGATCTACACAGAACCCTTCAACATGTTTCAGGAGATTGATGTTGATGCCGTAACGGTAGTTTCTCCTGAAGACACACATGCTGAAATTGTTCAGGC
Coding sequences within:
- a CDS encoding ABC transporter ATP-binding protein, which translates into the protein MASVALKNLYKNFGQTTVVRDVNVEIDDGEFLVFVGPSGCGKTTTLRMVVGLESLSQGEIHIGNCLVNDLPPGDRDVAMVFQNYALYSHMTVSRNLGFALKARGIADQEIAKRVQRVAKMLDLEGLLERKPKQLSGGQRQRVALGRAVVRNPQVFLMDEPLSNLDALLRLKTRKELIELTTELNSTVIYVTHDQVEAMTMGHRLAVMNKGEVVQLDPPEKVFNEPSNRFVAEFIGSPPMNFLDVKVVEENFQKILKSDAFDLVLPKYWDSISESEAILGFRPHDAQLVSEGGVAGRVTVVETLGAEKLVYLKIGKNSLSILVPASEKIRSGDHLRFDLNKNALHLFNRVDEKRIMLFKQS